In one window of Polynucleobacter sp. AM-7D1 DNA:
- a CDS encoding PAS domain S-box protein: MKKIAFSIWQLKPVRWIRRIRGFKLVYTPLIAIVLFTVVMGVIMGTLQLQEKSQQEAALFRELSFAKQRIQLRFANNTDVLQSIGRDYVSAGDSAKLKDNVIIQAENLLQSNHEIAKIVWFNETYQSQWKVPPHNLKTDWFNKVNNANVINKTLQKTLELSAATNRPAFSNFISLEVPSNEVISKEIRNVFWQTVPLLSGNEIKGMVAALYTTQGILEMIPGELKAQYRFTLITDDDQVLAISSDKNTPKRAFSNQTSLDIGVLSPNLSLRIDTYPPETNLTFRMLIGVVLGLSAFVIWSLWSVLKQMQVRQEVEANLRAETNFRSAMENSTPVGIRAHDMNRAITYVNPAFCEMTGWSAEELIGLCPPFAFWPEDQKEELTKKMNQALQLTLNQDKKIGVEGSILHRNGSIIQTRTFIAPLIDEKGKQTGWITSLIDISEPKKIREELAASQERFITVLEGLDASVSVVSNETGELLFANRFYRERFGSSAQGHCDLAGGDIKQKIFQASIEANSPSSLHQETESEEIQLLDPSTGTSKWYEVRRRFVPWVDGQLAQLLIATDITIRIEAEDLARQQEERMQFSSRLTTMGEMASSLAHELNQPLAAISNYCMGVAKRLQGQLEPALQKDILPALEKASDQAHRAGTIIQRIKGFVKRSEPQRKSCDISEIINDAVGLVEIEAHRHRLNIATQIAENIPTVDVDPVLILQVLVNLLKNSLDSMREVYPLSSRWSAPPVKISADLDTSTFPAMLRIQVTDTGAGIADSVIERMFEPFFSTKNDGMGMGLNICRSVIESHQGRLWAKNQMDAEQTKLSGCTFTILLPLESPGSMVSS, translated from the coding sequence ATGAAAAAAATCGCATTTTCAATATGGCAACTCAAGCCTGTGAGGTGGATCCGTCGAATACGGGGATTTAAGCTTGTCTACACACCATTAATCGCGATTGTGCTGTTTACCGTGGTGATGGGTGTCATCATGGGCACGCTTCAGCTGCAGGAAAAAAGTCAGCAAGAAGCGGCACTATTTAGAGAGCTCTCTTTTGCGAAGCAGCGCATTCAATTACGTTTTGCAAACAATACCGACGTATTGCAATCCATTGGGCGGGATTATGTCAGCGCCGGAGATTCCGCAAAGTTAAAAGATAACGTGATTATTCAGGCGGAGAATCTTCTGCAAAGCAATCATGAGATTGCAAAAATTGTCTGGTTTAACGAAACATACCAGAGCCAGTGGAAAGTTCCACCTCATAACTTAAAAACCGATTGGTTTAACAAAGTGAATAATGCAAATGTCATCAACAAGACATTGCAGAAAACGCTTGAGCTTAGTGCCGCTACCAATAGGCCAGCCTTTAGTAATTTCATCTCTCTTGAAGTTCCAAGCAATGAGGTAATCTCCAAAGAAATTCGCAATGTGTTTTGGCAAACAGTACCTCTACTTTCTGGTAACGAGATTAAAGGCATGGTTGCCGCCCTGTATACAACCCAAGGGATACTAGAAATGATCCCAGGGGAACTCAAAGCCCAATATCGATTCACTCTAATTACAGATGATGATCAGGTCTTGGCAATCTCATCTGATAAAAATACCCCGAAGCGAGCATTTAGCAATCAAACCAGTTTGGATATTGGCGTCTTAAGCCCAAATCTTAGTCTCAGAATCGATACCTACCCTCCAGAAACCAATTTAACGTTCAGGATGTTGATAGGCGTTGTTCTGGGTTTAAGTGCTTTCGTGATTTGGAGTTTATGGTCTGTTTTGAAACAAATGCAAGTTCGGCAAGAAGTAGAAGCCAATCTTCGGGCTGAGACGAATTTTCGTAGTGCGATGGAAAACTCTACGCCCGTTGGTATTCGTGCACATGATATGAATCGGGCGATCACCTATGTCAACCCTGCTTTTTGCGAGATGACTGGTTGGTCAGCAGAAGAGCTAATAGGACTTTGCCCCCCTTTTGCATTCTGGCCCGAAGACCAAAAAGAAGAGCTCACCAAAAAAATGAATCAGGCTCTCCAGTTGACACTCAATCAAGATAAGAAGATTGGTGTTGAGGGCTCAATACTCCACCGCAATGGTTCAATCATCCAGACCCGCACCTTTATTGCTCCGCTAATTGATGAAAAAGGTAAGCAGACAGGTTGGATCACTTCATTAATTGATATTTCTGAGCCAAAGAAAATTCGTGAAGAATTGGCTGCTTCTCAAGAGCGATTCATTACCGTTTTAGAAGGTTTGGATGCTTCTGTTTCGGTAGTCTCCAATGAAACGGGTGAATTATTGTTTGCTAATCGCTTCTATCGGGAACGCTTTGGCAGCTCTGCTCAAGGCCATTGTGATTTAGCCGGCGGCGATATCAAACAAAAAATATTTCAAGCTTCTATTGAAGCCAATTCGCCCTCGTCCCTGCATCAAGAAACAGAGTCAGAAGAAATTCAATTGCTGGATCCAAGCACTGGAACTTCAAAGTGGTATGAAGTACGTAGACGTTTTGTACCGTGGGTTGATGGTCAGTTAGCGCAACTATTGATTGCAACAGATATTACGATTCGTATTGAAGCGGAAGATTTAGCTCGACAACAAGAAGAGCGTATGCAATTCTCAAGCCGCTTAACGACTATGGGCGAAATGGCATCATCACTTGCTCATGAATTAAATCAACCGCTCGCTGCAATCTCTAACTACTGCATGGGTGTAGCTAAACGTTTGCAAGGGCAACTCGAGCCTGCCCTGCAAAAAGATATTCTGCCTGCACTAGAAAAAGCCTCTGACCAAGCACATAGGGCTGGAACCATCATTCAGCGCATTAAAGGTTTTGTGAAGCGCAGCGAACCACAACGAAAATCTTGTGACATCAGTGAAATTATTAATGATGCGGTTGGCTTAGTGGAGATCGAAGCCCATCGACACCGCCTGAACATTGCTACGCAAATTGCTGAAAATATCCCAACGGTGGATGTAGATCCGGTGTTAATTTTGCAGGTTTTAGTAAATCTTCTTAAGAATTCACTAGATAGTATGCGAGAGGTTTACCCCCTCTCATCTCGTTGGTCTGCCCCTCCAGTCAAAATTTCGGCCGACCTAGATACCAGCACTTTTCCTGCAATGCTACGCATCCAAGTGACTGATACGGGCGCCGGGATCGCTGATTCCGTTATCGAACGGATGTTTGAGCCCTTTTTTAGCACTAAAAACGATGGAATGGGCATGGGTCTCAATATTTGCCGGTCTGTGATCGAGTCCCACCAGGGTCGACTTTGGGCAAAAAATCAGATGGATGCAGAACAAACAAAGCTATCGGGCTGCACCTTTACAATACTATTACCGCTAGAGTCTCCGGGCTCAATGGTCAGTAGTTAA
- the glnL gene encoding nitrogen regulation protein NR(II), whose amino-acid sequence MLSAGLLRNSFKGAASAAPFFPTLLDQMPNAIVVFEAENQQLVYVNPAAESALDLSRKSLEGQSVHNLFGDNQSIKRMIEEVKAGHVSAQRQEMVLHSLPGSIHQESIPAHVVVASLEDPTLIMMEWFPIDQQLRSERDERVTQQVEANKQLMRNLAHEIKNPLGGIRGAAQLLEFELPEKGLREYTQVIIKESDRLQNLVDRLLAPHRKAHAMESFNVHEALERVRSLVLAEFPKGLRIVRNYDTSLPEVLGDREQLIQAVLNIAHNAAQALSEEIAQGVAQIELKTRVARSVTISKQRYKMAMDLHVIDNGPGIPEDIRERIFFPLVSGRDGGSGLGLTLAQTFVQQHQGFIACDSRPGRTDFHIQIPYRRQEKAL is encoded by the coding sequence ATGTTGAGCGCAGGTCTGTTGCGCAATTCGTTCAAAGGGGCAGCTTCGGCTGCTCCTTTTTTTCCGACATTGCTTGATCAGATGCCCAATGCCATCGTGGTATTTGAGGCTGAGAACCAACAATTGGTTTACGTAAACCCGGCTGCAGAGTCTGCTCTGGACCTTTCGCGTAAATCCCTTGAGGGCCAGTCTGTGCATAACTTGTTTGGTGATAATCAGTCTATCAAGCGCATGATCGAGGAGGTCAAGGCTGGACACGTATCAGCTCAGCGTCAAGAGATGGTCTTGCATTCCTTGCCTGGCAGTATTCATCAGGAGTCGATTCCTGCGCATGTGGTTGTTGCTAGTCTGGAAGATCCAACTCTGATCATGATGGAATGGTTTCCGATTGATCAACAGTTACGTAGTGAGCGTGATGAGCGTGTCACGCAGCAGGTAGAAGCAAACAAACAGTTGATGCGTAACTTAGCGCATGAAATTAAGAATCCTTTGGGTGGTATCCGAGGCGCTGCGCAATTGCTGGAGTTTGAGCTGCCAGAGAAGGGCTTGCGTGAATATACCCAAGTCATTATTAAAGAATCGGACCGCTTACAGAACTTAGTTGATAGATTACTTGCGCCTCATCGTAAGGCGCACGCCATGGAATCATTTAATGTTCATGAAGCTTTAGAGCGTGTACGCAGTCTTGTTTTGGCGGAATTTCCCAAGGGTCTGCGTATTGTTCGTAATTACGACACCAGCCTTCCTGAAGTTCTGGGTGATCGCGAGCAGCTCATTCAGGCCGTTCTCAATATTGCCCATAACGCTGCACAAGCACTTTCAGAAGAAATTGCCCAAGGTGTTGCTCAAATTGAACTGAAGACAAGGGTTGCCCGTTCAGTCACTATCTCTAAGCAACGATACAAAATGGCTATGGACTTGCACGTTATTGATAACGGACCTGGTATTCCAGAGGATATCCGAGAGCGTATTTTCTTTCCATTAGTTTCTGGCAGAGATGGTGGTAGCGGTCTTGGCCTCACTCTCGCACAAACTTTTGTTCAACAGCACCAAGGCTTCATAGCCTGTGACAGTCGTCCTGGACGGACCGACTTCCATATTCAAATTCCTTACCGTAGGCAGGAGAAAGCATTATGA
- the xth gene encoding exodeoxyribonuclease III: MAESVRIAAWNVNSLKVRLPHVLKWLQDQEKAKKPIDALCLQELKLTDDKYPHQELEEAGYLSIAAGQKTYNGVAIIVRKAALASIASNHETTFLKPIRNIPGNTDEQQRILAATVCFKGMQPIRLVSAYFPNGQSPDSDKFVYKLAWLKALENWLSEELAQNSRLALLGDFNIAPTDSDVHDPAKWIGQNLVSPPEREAFQQLLNLGLTDSYRMFEQAPKSFSWWDYRMMGFRRNAGMRIDHILLSEALKEKCTLSIIDKEPRTWEQPSDHAPVIAEITV, from the coding sequence ATGGCTGAGTCTGTGAGGATTGCCGCGTGGAATGTCAACTCACTGAAGGTGCGTTTACCTCATGTTTTGAAATGGCTGCAGGATCAAGAGAAGGCGAAAAAGCCGATTGATGCACTGTGCCTTCAGGAGCTTAAGCTCACTGATGATAAGTATCCACATCAAGAGCTTGAAGAGGCGGGGTACCTTAGTATTGCCGCTGGTCAAAAGACTTATAACGGTGTTGCTATCATCGTTCGTAAAGCCGCATTAGCCTCGATTGCAAGTAATCATGAGACGACATTTTTAAAGCCAATACGAAATATCCCTGGCAACACGGATGAACAGCAGCGTATTTTGGCGGCTACAGTTTGCTTTAAAGGAATGCAGCCTATTCGTTTGGTATCAGCTTATTTCCCTAATGGTCAATCACCCGATAGCGATAAGTTTGTCTACAAATTAGCTTGGCTCAAAGCCTTAGAAAATTGGTTAAGTGAAGAGTTGGCCCAAAATAGTCGCTTAGCACTCTTAGGTGATTTCAACATCGCGCCTACGGATTCTGATGTACATGATCCCGCTAAGTGGATTGGTCAAAATCTCGTTTCTCCACCAGAAAGAGAGGCGTTTCAGCAGCTACTTAATCTAGGGCTTACCGATTCTTATCGGATGTTTGAACAAGCGCCTAAATCCTTTAGCTGGTGGGATTACCGCATGATGGGTTTCAGAAGAAATGCAGGAATGCGGATTGATCACATTCTATTAAGCGAGGCTCTCAAAGAAAAATGCACACTAAGCATTATCGATAAGGAGCCTCGTACTTGGGAGCAACCTTCAGATCATGCTCCCGTCATAGCTGAAATTACGGTCTAA
- the ntrC gene encoding nitrogen regulation protein NR(I), with protein MKPVWIVDDDQSIRWVLEKALTRENIPHKSFSNPNDVLDALEKEAPQVLISDIRMPRGNGLDLLQNVKESHPMLPVIIMTAYSDLDSAVSSFQGGAFEYLTKPFDIDKAVELIRRAMEQSERNQSGNKEMNGWRQDSTEIIGQAPAMQEVFRAIGRLAQSHSTVLITGESGTGKELVAQALHKHSPRAKGPFIAFSTAAVPKDLLESELFGHERGAFPGALTLRRGRFEQADGGTLFLDEIGDIPFDLQTRLLRALTDGHFYRVGGQDPIKANVRIIASTHQNLEARVAAGAFREDLLHRLNVIRLRMPALRERAEDIPVLARHFMLSCAKSLGVEVKKLSDDVLKEISVMPFPGNVRQLENLCHWLTVMTPSNVIGVSDLPADILAEAGEQPVILQGESNPAAQVASRVGSADWEGGLGRLAVKMLQDGDSEVYDVLCSKFEKAVLQAALEVTRGRRVEAAQRLGIGRNTITRKLQELGIDG; from the coding sequence ATGAAACCCGTTTGGATCGTGGACGATGACCAATCTATTCGTTGGGTGCTAGAGAAGGCCCTGACTCGCGAGAATATTCCTCATAAGAGCTTTTCTAATCCCAATGATGTGCTTGATGCATTGGAGAAGGAAGCTCCACAAGTACTCATTTCTGATATTCGGATGCCCCGTGGTAATGGATTAGATCTTTTGCAAAACGTAAAAGAGAGTCACCCCATGCTACCGGTCATCATCATGACTGCATACTCAGATTTAGATTCGGCAGTCTCGTCTTTTCAGGGCGGTGCATTTGAGTACCTCACCAAGCCATTTGATATTGATAAGGCTGTAGAGTTGATTCGGCGTGCAATGGAGCAAAGTGAGCGCAATCAATCAGGTAATAAAGAGATGAATGGCTGGAGACAAGACTCAACTGAAATTATTGGTCAAGCTCCTGCAATGCAAGAAGTCTTCAGAGCGATTGGTCGCTTGGCTCAGTCGCACTCTACCGTTTTAATTACTGGTGAATCCGGTACTGGTAAAGAATTGGTTGCGCAGGCTTTACATAAGCATAGCCCTCGCGCCAAAGGCCCATTTATTGCCTTTAGTACGGCCGCAGTACCCAAGGATTTATTGGAGTCTGAATTATTCGGTCATGAGCGCGGTGCTTTTCCTGGAGCCTTGACCTTGCGTCGTGGTCGTTTTGAGCAGGCCGACGGTGGCACTTTATTTTTGGATGAGATTGGCGATATTCCTTTTGATCTTCAAACTCGCTTATTACGCGCATTAACCGATGGTCATTTCTATCGAGTTGGTGGACAAGATCCCATCAAAGCCAACGTGAGAATCATTGCATCAACCCATCAAAATCTTGAGGCTCGAGTTGCTGCTGGTGCTTTCCGTGAAGATTTATTGCATCGCCTCAATGTGATTCGTTTAAGGATGCCAGCCTTACGTGAGCGCGCGGAAGATATTCCAGTTCTGGCAAGGCATTTTATGTTGTCCTGTGCCAAGTCTCTTGGTGTTGAAGTTAAAAAGCTGTCAGATGATGTCTTAAAAGAAATTAGTGTTATGCCATTTCCTGGTAATGTGCGCCAACTAGAAAATCTTTGTCATTGGCTCACAGTAATGACGCCGTCTAATGTTATTGGAGTAAGTGATTTACCTGCTGATATTTTGGCAGAGGCGGGTGAGCAGCCAGTCATCTTGCAAGGTGAATCTAACCCTGCGGCACAAGTGGCGAGCAGAGTTGGCTCAGCGGACTGGGAGGGCGGATTAGGCCGTTTGGCAGTCAAAATGCTACAGGATGGAGATTCAGAGGTATACGACGTACTGTGTTCCAAGTTTGAAAAAGCAGTATTGCAGGCAGCTCTTGAAGTAACTCGCGGAAGACGCGTCGAAGCCGCCCAACGCCTTGGAATTGGCCGCAATACGATCACGCGTAAATTACAGGAGCTGGGTATCGATGGCTGA
- the folD gene encoding bifunctional methylenetetrahydrofolate dehydrogenase/methenyltetrahydrofolate cyclohydrolase FolD, which translates to MPAQLLDGVALSKKLRTEIAARGAIVTAKGIRPGLAVIVVGEIPASQVYVRNKVKACEDVGFHSVLERYSADLGEEELLARITTLNADPSIHGILVQLPLPEHIAAERVLEAIAPEKDVDGFHVANAGALMVGQPEFKPCTPYGCMKILESIEYPIRGARAVIVGASNIVGKPMAMLLLQAGATVTICNSKTRDLAHHTKDADILVVATGKPKMITGDMVKNGAVVIDVGINRMPDGKLCGDVDFDAAQYVAGWITPVPGGVGPMTITMLLMNTLEAAEKAAKR; encoded by the coding sequence ATGCCTGCACAGTTACTTGATGGCGTTGCCTTATCTAAAAAACTTCGTACTGAAATTGCTGCCCGTGGCGCAATCGTCACTGCCAAAGGCATTAGGCCAGGCTTAGCAGTCATTGTTGTTGGAGAAATTCCAGCAAGCCAAGTTTATGTCCGCAATAAAGTAAAGGCCTGCGAAGATGTTGGCTTTCATTCTGTGCTTGAGCGATATTCAGCTGATTTGGGCGAGGAAGAATTACTAGCTCGCATTACCACCCTCAATGCTGACCCTTCAATTCATGGAATCTTGGTTCAACTTCCTTTGCCAGAACATATTGCAGCGGAACGCGTTCTTGAAGCCATCGCCCCAGAAAAAGATGTGGATGGTTTTCACGTGGCGAATGCTGGCGCCTTAATGGTGGGCCAACCTGAATTCAAGCCATGTACGCCTTATGGCTGCATGAAGATTCTCGAAAGTATTGAATACCCAATCCGCGGAGCACGTGCAGTGATCGTGGGCGCCTCCAATATTGTTGGCAAGCCGATGGCGATGCTCTTGCTACAAGCGGGAGCTACAGTCACGATTTGTAATAGCAAAACGCGTGACCTGGCGCACCACACCAAAGATGCTGACATCTTGGTAGTTGCCACCGGTAAACCCAAAATGATTACGGGCGATATGGTGAAAAACGGCGCAGTTGTAATCGATGTAGGTATCAATCGGATGCCTGATGGCAAGCTTTGTGGTGATGTCGATTTTGATGCAGCCCAGTATGTTGCTGGCTGGATCACGCCTGTACCTGGTGGCGTCGGCCCAATGACTATCACCATGCTACTCATGAATACCTTAGAAGCGGCGGAAAAGGCAGCAAAACGCTAG
- a CDS encoding response regulator transcription factor, whose translation MNISAATKPNQAEVVYVVDDDEAVRDSLTWLLESNGYVVRCHASAERFLQSLQSTDRSTISCAILDVRMSGMSGLELQERLISENLPMPVAFITGHGDVSMAVSTMKRGAVDFIEKPFKENDLCGLVDRMLAKARVDYSQASQRKITQSLLSKLTGRERQVLERIVAGRLNKQIADDLSISIKTVEAHRANIMEKLNVNTVADLLRLALSDPQPN comes from the coding sequence ATGAATATCAGTGCTGCTACCAAACCTAACCAAGCTGAAGTGGTTTATGTTGTAGATGACGATGAGGCAGTTCGTGACTCCCTCACCTGGCTACTAGAAAGTAATGGGTATGTTGTACGCTGCCATGCAAGCGCTGAGCGATTCTTGCAGTCACTTCAAAGCACAGATAGATCCACGATCTCTTGCGCCATTTTAGATGTTCGAATGTCAGGCATGTCAGGTCTTGAATTACAAGAACGTTTAATTAGCGAAAATCTACCAATGCCAGTTGCATTTATCACTGGTCATGGCGATGTCTCCATGGCAGTTTCAACAATGAAACGTGGCGCAGTCGATTTTATTGAAAAGCCTTTTAAAGAAAACGATCTCTGCGGCTTGGTAGATCGTATGCTTGCAAAAGCACGTGTTGATTATTCTCAAGCAAGCCAACGCAAAATCACTCAGAGCCTCTTAAGTAAGCTTACTGGGCGTGAGCGCCAAGTTCTCGAACGTATCGTGGCTGGTCGCTTGAACAAACAGATTGCAGATGATCTTAGTATCTCCATCAAAACTGTTGAGGCACATCGCGCCAATATTATGGAAAAGCTCAATGTGAATACCGTTGCAGACTTACTCCGCTTAGCGCTATCAGACCCACAACCTAATTAA
- a CDS encoding M3 family metallopeptidase codes for MTTSTPLQASADLQQNPLISFGRGICDYSQVKSSDIKPAIDFLLAQAEKAVALAIDPKTPASWNELLEPLEDATESLSRSWGVISHLNSVADTPELRAAYGEMIPKVTAFFSSLGQNLALYQRFKELSQSADYANLSASQKKVIENSLRDFRLGGAELSDADKPRFSQIQDEQALLGKAFSDHVLDATDSFVHLVTDKSELAGLPEDAIAAAADTAQQKGLQGWAFTLHFPSYYPVMQYSENRPLRRLMYEAYVTRASELAPQYSKGKLDWDNTANMLEQLKLRDEEARMLGFENYAALSLAPKMASSVSEVDTFLTTFAHKAKPFAQKDWQELSDFAKTELAIDGLEPWDIAFASERLKQERYSFSENELKQYFPLPKVLDGLFQVIQTLFGVNIESANLPTWHADVQSFAVKNTEGQVVAYFYLDPYARPGKRGGAWMDDARGRRELPNGEIQVPVAYLVCNFAPPVKVDGVLRQPTITHDDVITLFHESGHGMHHLLTQVSALGVSGINGVEWDAVELPSQFMENFCWEWEVLEKMTAHAETGKPLPRELYEKILAAKNFQNGYMTLRQVVMSLTDWRLHANFDVEKAKGQAVLDLSKSIADEFNVIPQPAISRWINTFSHIFAGGYAAGYYSYKWAEVLSADVYSAFEEAAKLTGSVLDEKTGARYRKEILEVGGSRSAADSFKAFRGREPSIDALLRHGGLVTQ; via the coding sequence ATGACTACATCTACCCCTCTACAAGCTTCTGCTGACCTACAACAAAATCCACTCATTTCATTCGGTCGCGGTATTTGCGACTACTCTCAGGTCAAGTCATCTGACATTAAACCTGCGATAGATTTTCTACTGGCACAGGCGGAAAAAGCAGTAGCTCTAGCAATCGACCCAAAGACTCCAGCAAGTTGGAACGAACTTCTTGAACCCCTCGAAGATGCTACCGAATCCCTCAGCAGATCTTGGGGGGTAATTTCGCACCTCAATAGTGTTGCAGACACCCCAGAACTGAGAGCAGCTTATGGTGAGATGATCCCCAAGGTGACTGCGTTCTTCTCCAGCCTAGGCCAAAACCTAGCGCTTTACCAAAGATTCAAAGAGCTTAGTCAAAGTGCTGACTATGCCAATTTGAGTGCTTCACAGAAAAAAGTGATTGAAAATTCTTTAAGGGATTTTCGTCTTGGTGGCGCCGAACTCAGTGATGCTGATAAGCCTCGCTTTTCTCAAATTCAGGATGAGCAAGCATTGTTAGGAAAAGCATTTTCCGACCATGTTTTAGATGCGACTGATAGCTTTGTCCATCTCGTTACAGACAAATCTGAGTTAGCTGGATTGCCTGAAGATGCTATTGCTGCAGCTGCAGATACAGCACAACAAAAAGGTTTGCAAGGTTGGGCTTTTACCCTCCACTTCCCCTCCTACTACCCAGTCATGCAGTATTCAGAGAATCGCCCACTCCGTCGCTTGATGTATGAGGCTTACGTCACACGAGCTTCGGAATTAGCCCCCCAATATTCAAAAGGGAAGCTAGATTGGGATAACACTGCAAATATGTTGGAGCAACTCAAATTGCGTGATGAAGAAGCACGCATGCTGGGATTTGAAAACTATGCTGCCCTGAGTTTAGCCCCCAAAATGGCTAGTAGCGTCAGTGAGGTAGATACTTTTCTAACTACCTTTGCACATAAAGCAAAACCATTTGCACAGAAAGATTGGCAAGAGCTTTCTGACTTTGCTAAAACTGAATTGGCTATTGATGGATTAGAGCCATGGGATATTGCTTTTGCCTCTGAAAGACTTAAACAAGAGCGCTACTCATTTTCCGAGAACGAGCTCAAGCAATACTTCCCGCTGCCCAAAGTGCTAGATGGGCTCTTTCAAGTAATTCAGACTTTGTTTGGCGTGAATATCGAGAGCGCCAATCTACCAACATGGCATGCGGATGTTCAGTCCTTCGCAGTGAAAAATACTGAAGGCCAAGTTGTAGCCTACTTCTATCTAGACCCATATGCTCGCCCTGGTAAACGCGGTGGCGCCTGGATGGATGATGCGCGTGGCCGCAGAGAATTACCTAATGGTGAGATTCAAGTGCCAGTAGCGTATTTGGTTTGCAACTTTGCCCCGCCAGTAAAAGTGGATGGGGTACTGCGTCAACCCACTATTACTCATGATGATGTCATCACCCTATTCCACGAGAGTGGTCATGGCATGCACCACCTCTTAACTCAGGTAAGCGCCCTGGGCGTATCTGGCATTAATGGTGTTGAATGGGATGCGGTGGAGTTGCCAAGCCAGTTTATGGAAAATTTCTGCTGGGAATGGGAAGTCTTAGAGAAGATGACCGCACATGCAGAGACTGGAAAACCACTCCCCAGAGAACTCTATGAAAAGATTCTAGCAGCCAAGAATTTCCAAAATGGTTATATGACATTGCGTCAGGTGGTGATGTCTCTAACCGACTGGCGTCTGCACGCTAATTTTGATGTTGAAAAAGCAAAAGGACAGGCCGTACTGGATCTATCTAAAAGCATTGCCGATGAATTCAATGTTATTCCACAACCAGCCATCTCCCGATGGATCAATACCTTTAGCCATATTTTTGCAGGAGGTTACGCAGCAGGCTATTACAGCTATAAATGGGCTGAAGTACTTTCTGCGGATGTGTACTCTGCTTTTGAAGAAGCAGCAAAACTCACTGGTAGTGTGCTAGATGAAAAAACCGGCGCTCGTTATCGCAAAGAGATCTTAGAGGTAGGCGGCAGTCGTTCGGCAGCGGATTCATTCAAAGCCTTTAGAGGCAGAGAACCGAGTATTGATGCGCTACTGAGACACGGCGGCTTAGTTACTCAATAA